TGTATGTTTTAAGATCAAAGATGGTAACTCAAAATCATCAAAACTATGTCtacatttctctttttcttttagtaGATTAACATAAAATTCCCGGCTTCATTAATTAtttatcacatttttctcatgacaCACAACACCGTCAACTAGAAGAGAATGGATATAGTTTACTTTCTGATTATATGATGCATTCTTATGAAAAAATGTGAATTCCTCTTCCCATCTGCTCACCATTTACCTTTTGATTTAGCATGCCATTTCCTGGCAAGATTTAAAGAATCTTTTTTGTGATCAATTTTTGTTACTTCCCTGTCAGTGAAATCATCTTGAGACAATAAATTAACCAATTCCTTCCAAGCTATCCAAAACATCAAGTTTAGTCTCAAGCTTATCAACTTCCTTCTGCAAAGAACCAAACATCTCCCTTCCCCATTGCTTGATAAATGATTTAAAAACTCAGTTGTTATTTCCTATTGAAGTTATGTTTTCCTATTATAGTTTGGGTTCTATTAGGTATGTCTTGTATGGCAAGCCTAACGCAATTGTATATTTCCTGTACGCCAAGTctgtaaacacatatatataaacACAATTGTTCTTTGGTTCTCTCAAGTTGAGAAACCTATTCAATCTAAAACCTGTCTTGCAACTTTTTGGCTAAAACAAAACCTGGTCTACCATTAAAATCTTGACCACCAGATTCTCATttgagcaagaaaatcaggatgaATCGGGAAATAATTTTCAAATCTAAAAGGTGGTTTGGCATGAGTACCTTCATTGCAATTAAACAAAATTGGAGCATGATCAGAGATGGTCTTCTTAGCCTGAACTGCACCAAAGAGATACATTTCTCCTCCCAATCAGATGTGAACACAAATCTATCCCACCTTCTCAAAATTGGTTGTCTTTGAGAATTTTTCCAAGTGTAAGAACCACCCAACATTGAAATATCCATCATCAAGTTATGAAGATTTAAATATCTTCTGAAGTTCTTCATATTCCTCACAAAACCACCTGCTTGATTCCTGTGAGAATGATGTAGAATAGCATTTCAGTCTCCCCTGAACAACCAAggctcaaaatatattattatgatATCagacaactcttgccaaaattgTTCATAATCCAATGGATCTGTTGCACCATAAACAACTGTAAATAACCACACAAAACTATCATGGTCATTTTTAAATTTCAGAGTAACAGAAAAAGATCTCGGGAGATATAGAAATGGGAAAGTATATACATTGGGAAAGGAGGGACAAGAATCTTAGGTTGAGTCTTGCTTGGGTTCTTCTTACAACAATTAACTACTATAGAAATGGAAATTGAAGGTTTCAGCGAAGccctttatttttatatatattgtCATCGGGTTGCTATTTAATGGGCGGTGTGGTTGGAAAAAAATCACATTCAAATTGCGAGCAAACAAGGGAGGAAAATGTTAAACTCTCGTATGGTAGATATCAAGTTGTTATTACTTAAATGGTCTATTAATGTTGATTAGTTTTAAAACATAAAGATCGATGATTTTGTTTCCGATTGGGTAAATTGTTGGTCTATTAATGTTGATTAGTTTTAAAACATAAAGATTGATGATTTTGTTTCCGATTGGGTAAATTGTTCAGAGAGTAGTCCGTTGTAGGCTCTTTTTTCGGCTCTTTTGTGCACGATACTTTCTTTTTTAATTCCATCTTACCTTTTCCAGAAAAGAACCGGTAAATTCAATCTTACCGTCAAATCCACTGGTGAGTTGGTGACGTGGCTTGACATTTCAGTTTTGTTGGGTTTTCTCTTTCCACTGATGTGATTATTCGTTTTACCCTGGTTCCGTTCAGGATGAAAAAGAGAAATAACtttaaaaatatttaataatGCAGCATTAAAGTTTAAGATTTATCtaatttagatgttgattttcatgatttttggtaattttattacttttttgtttttttttttcattttaatttacTCTTTCGTAAAAGTAGATTATTCGGTTTATGGTTTTGAGCAGGGACGGACCCAAGAATTAGAGTTGGGTGGGGCTAAacctatgtaaaaaaaaaaaattattcaacgAGATAATCTAAAATTCTTAAGTTTCTACAAAAGAAATTCTGAATTCGTACCTTTTTATTGATGCAAACATACCATACATAACTTGTCCAACAACCAAATCATAATCATTTCCTAAGCTTTATAGAAACACTTGCAAGGCTGCAACATAAACCACCtaaatctttgaaaaattccaagCGGTTAGCTccataaaattaataaaaaacatTAATAATCAAGAAGTCATACAGACACACACTTCGTAGCAAAAAGTTATATCTCATTAAGCTTGCATAAGTCTTTAGTACAAAAGATTGACTACTTTATAACAAAAAGTTGTTATACATAAGATTTTACAAGTGGGTAAATACAGGTATAACATTTGAACCATAAATAAGAAGATTTTGGCCCAGcgaaatatattatatatatgacTATCTATAACAAAAGATGTGAAACCTATATATACTGAGTGTATGAGAATTGAACCTTTCGTGGTTTCAATGAAGCAAAGTCATCTATGATATCATCACATTTCACTTTTTCCGCAATTTCTCTTTCAGCGTGGACTACCATACAATCTCCAAGAAACTCATTACCCATCTTGTTACGAGGTACTGTTTTCACAATATTCATACATGAAAATACCCTTTCTGCACTAGCTGTTGAAACGGGAAGAGTCAAGACAAGGCGAATTAATCTATCTATCAAATTGTAGGCATTTGACTTACCTGTTTCAACCAACCGCTGACATAAATCAGCCACCGTAGTCATGTTTCCAAAATCTGGATTGTCAACAACGTCTATTTTGTAATGCTGTAGTTGGCTTCTTAAAACACATACCTCTTGTTCCGTGAAATCTTCAGGGTAAAACCTTTCTGCAAGACTGCAAAGGGAATCAATGTCAAAAGATTTATAATTTTCATCCGGACTGAAAGCTGAACAAAGCATAAGTAGCACCATTGATTCCTCTGTGAATCGATTTCTTAGCTCCGCTAAGTGAAAATCTATGACAGCGTTAAATATATCAACACGGTAGTGATGCTCAATAGTGATATGGTCTTTCTGCTGACAAGAACGACTCGTTTCCATCATATATCGATCTGAAAATTCTGGAAGGACAATGTCATGTTCATCACACAAACGTTTAACACTTCCAAAAAAAGTAACCCAATTTGTGTCTCTCAATTCTTGAAGAAGCACTTTTGTGGACTTGACAAGATTCATGGCATTAACAATATCCTGTGTTTTCTGTTGTAGAGCTTGACATAGCACTTCGGTTATCTCCATGACACTTTTTACCAAGTGTAagataaaaacaaactcaaaagaTCTGATTGCAAGATAAGGACCCTTAGTTATCCCCCTTATCTTAATGGTCTTTCCGTCTTTCATAACATTTTGAAGAACTATGCAAGCTGGATTATACATACGAAGCAAACTGAACACAGAACCAAAATGTGAGCTCCAACGAGTATCTGCTGGCCGTTTCAAAGTATGAATTTGATTGGCTCCAGAACCAGTCTCAAGTTCACCATCAGCTAATTTTGTGGCGATCTCTAATACTGCTGCAGATTTCAACTGACTGTGACGCTTAGGAGAAGCCCCGACAAGCTTGACTATAACCTTTGACTTCTCAAAAAACAGATAGACATCTTGCTCATCTGTAGCTGCTTCTACTAATGCTAGTTGTAACCTGGGAGCAAAGCAATGGACATAATAAGCATATGGACAATCTTTAAGAAACAATGCCTGCAACCCATTCCATGCTCCTCTCATACTTCAGATAAGCTCGGCGCACCTCGTCTTGTTGATTCACTGGATATTCCCAAATTTGACGTCGCAGTCCTGGGTCACGCTCATAAGAGACGCCGCTGGATTCTGTACCGACATTTTCTTGGACTGCAACTTCCTTGGATAAGCTGGAAATAGTTGGTTGAGCATATGTCCTGTTTTTTTGTTGCTGAGAAGTACTAGGTTGATTATGTGGTGATGTAGTAACGTCAACATTGTTAGTAGAAGGAAACGCAAATCTTGATTTGTCACCCACTGTCGCCTTGAAGAATGATTGTATTGTTTTTCCTTTCTTAGCTGGCGGACGGAGATGGTCGAGTGACATTATAACCTGAGTAGAGTCAACAAAATTTAATCTGGTTGCCAACCAAAACCTAGTATACAATTTGATTTCACTATAACAATTGGAGTGAACAAAAACAGCTCATAAGAAATAATTAATATGAATTGGCTTTTTATAGAAAAGATAGAATTTACAGAAGCACCATTACAACCAAGTCACCAACGAAGTACTTCTAATCTTTCATTTATTGGAATTTCTAACAGGCAGTGAGGCACCAGTATCAAAACCCCTATTTTCCATTCATAAATCATTCAACAACATAACAAGCATAACATGAGCAGATTACTGCATCAAAATCTAAAGtaaaataatcaaaaaataaacaaaatgagATAAAATTACACAAACTAAATCATTCAATTGCAACCTACATGGTAGTCAAAGTGAATACCAAACTCCAcatttttcaaagtgattaaaaaacATTCACCACTTGGTACTTAAAATTTGCAAAGTAGCAAACAATGAAATCAAGTCCTTTTCACTGAATAGTGAATAATCATCTAATTTGCAAGATATTTATACCAACACCTCATTCTCAAGATGGATCGACTCATCAATAGAAGATAATCAATGAAACCCTATTTAGTTCTAGACTTGtagaatccaaaaaaaaattcaaaacgtaTGAATCACCAAAATAAATTGTTAGTAAGCACATTGACTCAGCTgcaccttgttaacaaaatcaagATAAGCACTATCACAGAGTCAGAAGACCGAGTAACAAGGAAGACTTCTAAAGCTAGTTTTACGCTAAGTTAAATCAGAGTCTTGAGTTTGTTAGAGTCTTTGTTTTGATAAAGTGTGTAACAACAATGTAACTGCATTGCAGTATCTTTCTAGtataaataaaactctaaaaTCTGCACATTAAGTGTGGAAGTATTTCACCCAAATATCATCTTCTAGCTTAAATAAAATCCCTAATATTTGAAACACTTTTAAATAAAACCTAAAATTACAAGTAAAAATTAATCATGATACCTTTAGCCTTGACCAGATCAAAACGATGGTTTAATCAATTGAATCACCACGACATTTAGTAGAAATTGATGAAAATCAGGTCAAATCAACGGTTTTGAGTAGATATTTTtgaaagaagaaaatgaactgaGAGTTGTCCACTTCTCAATAATTCATCGTCTAATAAAAGGGAAAGAAAAAGAATAGAGTAGGGGCCTAATAATAAAAATCTTAATTATCATGGGGCTAATAATAAAAAAGCACAACTAATACCTAtagtaaaaaaagaaaatacaGCTGTCCCGTCCCTAGTTTTGAGACATGCATTGAATGGTTGGAGGAATGGGAGAAGGAGAGGTTTTATGAGATGAAGGAATTCAGGGGAAACGGTGATAAACGTCTCAACCTTGATGGGGTAATATACTGATTTTGATTCTCTCTTTTATCTCAACCTTTTCAAGTGCAACTCTGTCAGtttattgaaataatttcttacaTTATGGAAAATGATAAATTAGTacttaattttttattattaatttcttCCATCCAGTAACTCATGGGCCCACCTTTAGCGAACGTCCTGGGCCCAGTCCAGCTCTAACAGGGCGCCCTTCGGGCCAAGGGAGTATGCTACAAGATTGCCTATACGAAACCAAATTCCATAGGGTTACCAAATTTATATCAAACAAAGACAATCTATTCCATGGATCTATCGGATTGGTAACAACTTCTTATGGAATTTGGTTACCTTTGTAGCAGGGAACCGATATATGTTCGGTGGTTATCGGATTGCATACAGAATGCACGCAAGTGTATACCTATAACTCGAGTTCTTAAGGTATTTTACTTGCATTCTGTATGGTAAAGTGTCATCGATCGTTGAATCCTGCAAAGTAAGTTTGGACCATATCTTACACAGTCCCATGCACAATCATAACCAGTCAAAAGGAATAAGCTAGAAAAGCGATTTACTTGCAAAATATGGGGTTAACTCATCAACAAAATTTCATTCTGCATAATCAAAATGTTTTACAAGCTCATGTCTACATAAGCCAAAACAGAAATCCACTACACCCAAATTAACAAACTTACAGTTACACTAGAAAACAGACAAAATTGATGGACTCTAGAAGCTAAGATGGAGCCTCACATTACAATTGCATCACCTGTAACAACAACCAATTCCTTGTGCAATTTGAATCTTTTAATCAAGTTATACACATTCCTCCCATTGGGAAGATTCTCGAGCTGGCCCGAACATTTGTGAAGGACGTCAACTAGTTGGCGCAATGCCTTTCCCTGTCAAACACAATTTTCGAAATTCAGATTAATGCTACCCAAAGTTATATGTCTTCACAAATGCGGTAAAAATAGCTAGATAGAACTTCTTACCTTTGTAAGCTTAAGTGCTTTCTGGACGACATAGTTGCCAAACTTATCTTGAGCTAGTTCaacaagttgtttacaatcagAGAGGAGTTGCGAAACTACAACATCGGTTGCATTCGATTCAATACATTTTTCTACAACATTACTGCCATACTTATTCTTAGAAAGTGGAAATAAGTATTTTTTGCTTATAAGCTCATTGCATATAAGGCTTGCAGTATAAGGATGGCGCTCTAGAACATGTTGCACAATAAAATTCCTGCAAAATACCAAAGAATAACCCGTCAAATACTTACGATATCAGAGGACACAACCCAAATTCTTGCATAGAGGTTTAGAGTTTAGTACCCGTAATCGTGTGCAGAAAGGAACACGGCCTCGCCTATGATGATTGATAGCAGCTGAGTTTTGAGAGGATCGACGATGGAATCAATAATAGATTTGAGAGCGAAGCATCCTTGTTCTGTAGTAGAAAGCTTAACGCAGTTTATCACCGCTATTTCGTATAGATCCCCCAAGTactatcaaagataaaaaaaactctTGTAAGACATCCCGCATCCGAAACATGAACATCATGGAATTCACAAAAAGGATATAGTTTACTCACCATATTTGGCACATGTATGCAAAGTTTTTGAACTAGTTGGCTCCCATTCTGGTTCAACATGAGAGGAAATAGGCTAGGCTTCATAAATCGCAACACGTAAACGATTAACGTGGGATTTCCCATGAGCAGTTTGATCAGGAGACTTTCCATCGCACGAGACCTGAAAAATTTGCCAATGTTAAACCACCATTGATTCGGAAAGAAAGCGAAAACGAAGTTGAAAAGTAAACAGCATTAACAAACAAGGTTTGAATGTGAATTTACCCAGATTTAGTGTTAACTTCGTTGGCGATAACATATACGATTGCTTTGAAAAAATCTGCGGAGCTGCTGCCTAGTAATCTGGTCAGTCGCGGTGCTTCACCTTCATTACATAGAAGTTTCATCAAGTACTTGCAACCTAATTTATGGCTTCCCAACATGAGTATATCGTATCCATTCAGTTCATCAAGAAGACTTGGGTCATCATTCACAATTTTCATAATCCGATAATCATTCCAACCttgcatcttcaaagagaagaaaGGATGATGTCGAGAATTAGCAAAAGAATTCCCAACATAATTACCTTGATTGATGATAGTTGAATGTTCGAAACTCGGGTACTTTGAAGAACTAGTTCTGAGTGAAGAACCCCAACCATTATTCATAAGATTAGAGTTCATTGTTCCATTGGTGAAACTATGAGTACTGAGTTGGCCTGGAGATGTTATCATGGAATTTGATGCACCATATGCAGCACATAGTTTCTGTTCTTCAACTGATAATAATCCTTGAAAAGAAGAGAGCAATTCATCTTCAGTTGGGAGGGAAGGAGGAGCAGGAAAAGAACTAGCTCCGGATGAAGAACCCAAACCATTCATATAACCATGACTGATCATGTTAGGAATAGTACTAATTGAACGCTTCTTGGAAGAACTAGCTCCGAATGAAGAACCCCAACCATTATTCATAAGATTGGTGAAACTACGAGTACTGAGTTGGCTTGGAGATCTTAACATTGAATTTGATGCACCATGATATATTatctgttcttcttcatcttcatcttcagttgggATGGTATTACAAGTTGGAGAAGGAGCAGGAGAATTAGGCTGATAATGGGTTTTAAGATCTGCCATGAATGAATATCGAGAGAAACTTAGAACTGAAAAGAAAGCTAAGCTAGGATAATCTTCTTGTGTGTCTCATGCCAAGGTCTAGCTTCCTACTTATATAGATTCAAGAAACTCAGTATTCAAGAATAGATTCAAGAAAACCAGTAGTAATTGCAGCGGAACTGGAAAGTGTTTCTATCCTTAGTAGTCCGTCGCGGAATAGAAAACCTTCCCTAAATATGACAACACTGAGTATGGAATTCGAGTTAGAAGCGTTGACTGGCGATTTTCTAGGGTTTCAAattccctttcttcttctccttcccaGCCATGGCTGGGGGTTTCTTTACAATAGCATCAATGACCAAAGGTCCAAAACAGCCTACTTCGATAGTAACTTTTCACGCAGCTTCAAACCTCATTCAGGCATTTATACAAACAGCTTGTGTGCCCGTTGCTGGTGATGATGGGATGGATTTAATTTTATTCTTATGCTTGAACACAGCTCCTTCCCTGCAGAATTTCGATCAACACACGCATAAAAATTCAACCTAACATTTATAGTAGCATACTTGTAGCGCATCAGTTCAATCTtcctcttattttcttttttggtcTGAAAATCCCCACATTTGCTATGTTCCTCTTGATTCAACATTGCTTCCACTCTCACTGATTTCGCCGCCTCAATTGGGTTTCttccttccctgatttctcttgaCTCAAATAGTTGTTCACAAATGACTAATTCGGATCCAGTTTACAGCCGCGCCTTCCTTTCTGAACTGTGCAGAGTACCACCCACATCGGTAAATTTTAGGCATCAGTTGATGCCCTGAAAACAGAAATTCAGTACGATTAATTCGAAGAAACCTAACCATTACATGTACAAAACTCAGGGGTGGGACTATCCTTGGACTAGGGCTTGCTTAAGCCATCCCCAACAAGACGAAAAGACATTTCTTTCATAACCCTTTTTGAGTTGGGCCATAGTACATTAGTAAATTTTACCTTTAAGCCAGCCCAACAAAAGAGTCAAGTCCTCCCCATAATCTAAGGCTGTGCTTGATAACAGAGAAAGGAAACAATTCCATGGAAAGTGATTCCATGGAATCAGTTTCTTGGGGGATGCAAGGAAAAATTTTTCATGGGATTCCATGGAATTAAGTTTAAAACATACTTTAGGCCACGTTTTCTTTTACAATTCCATGGAAACAAACTTTTGACCAAACAACGGAATACACGTTATTTCCATAAAAAGATGACTATTTCCATGGAATTAACTCCTATCAAACACAGCCTAACTGAAATGGAATAATAACAATGGCATGAGAGGCGATGAATTTAcctggaataataataataatgtctcGTCTCGCCCTGTCAAATTTCAAAAATTGGAATGCAATAAGAAAACCCCTAATTATAAAATTCTGAGAGTTAGAGAGTTTATCCAGATTAGAATAACAGAGACTCGGGTAATGGGGTCCTCAGTTTCTTTAAGTTTTGAGCTGTTAGTAGGCTCTCGAATTCGAATTCCAGACTTTCGATTAAGAAGTTCGAGTTACTATCTAGGTTTCGTATAGGTTGCTGAAAGAATTCAGAAGTGATAGTAGTAGTTAATAACGAAGAAGAACCTgatctttttaattttcttataatATAGTATACGGGCTGAATC
This is a stretch of genomic DNA from Papaver somniferum cultivar HN1 chromosome 1, ASM357369v1, whole genome shotgun sequence. It encodes these proteins:
- the LOC113318911 gene encoding uncharacterized protein LOC113318911 isoform X1 produces the protein MRGAWNGLQALFLKDCPYAYYVHCFAPRLQLALVEAATDEQDVYLFFEKSKVIVKLVGASPKRHSQLKSAAVLEIATKLADGELETGSGANQIHTLKRPADTRWSSHFGSVFSLLRMYNPACIVLQNVMKDGKTIKIRGITKGPYLAIRSFEFVFILHLVKSVMEITEVLCQALQQKTQDIVNAMNLVKSTKVLLQELRDTNWVTFFGSVKRLCDEHDIVLPEFSDRYMMETSRSCQQKDHITIEHHYRVDIFNAVIDFHLAELRNRFTEESMVLLMLCSAFSPDENYKSFDIDSLCSLAERFYPEDFTEQEVCVLRSQLQHYKIDVVDNPDFGNMTTVADLCQRLVETGKSNAYNLIDRLIRLVLTLPVSTASAERVFSCMNIVKTVPRNKMGNEFLGDCMVVHAEREIAEKVKCDDIIDDFASLKPRKVVYVAALQVFL
- the LOC113318911 gene encoding uncharacterized protein LOC113318911 isoform X3, yielding MRGAWNGLQALFLKDCPYAYYVHCFAPRLQLALVEAATDEQDVYLFFEKSKVIVKLVGASPKRHSQLKSAAVLEIATKLADGELETGSGANQIHTLKRPADTRWSSHFGSVFSLLRMYNPACIVLQNVMKDGKTIKIRGITKGPYLAIRSFEFVFILHLVKSVMEITEVLCQALQQKTQDIVNAMNLVKSTKVLLQELRDTNWVTFFGSVKRLCDEHDIVLPEFSDRYMMETSRSCQQKDHITIEHHYRVDIFNAVIDFHLAELRNRFTEESMVLLMLCSAFSPDENYKSFDIDSLCSLAERFYPEDFTEQEVCVLRSQLQHYKIDVVDNPDFGNMTTVADLCQRLVETASAERVFSCMNIVKTVPRNKMGNEFLGDCMVVHAEREIAEKVKCDDIIDDFASLKPRKVVYVAALQVFL
- the LOC113318911 gene encoding uncharacterized protein LOC113318911 isoform X2, which produces MRGAWNGLQALFLKDCPYAYYVHCFAPRLQLALVEAATDEQDVYLFFEKSKVIVKLVGASPKRHSQLKSAAVLEIATKLADGELETGSGANQIHTLKRPADTRWSSHFGSVFSLLRMYNPACIVLQNVMKDGKTIKIRGITKGPYLAIRSFEFVFILHLVKSVMEITEVLCQALQQKTQDIVNAMNLVKSTKVLLQELRDTNWVTFFGSVKRLCDEHDIVLPEFSDRYMMETSRSCQQKDHITIEHHYRVDIFNAVIDFHLAELRNRFTEESMVLLMLCSAFSPDENYKSFDIDSLCSLAERFYPEDFTEQEVCVLRSQLQHYKIDVVDNPDFGNMTTVADLCQRLVETGKSNAYNLIDRLIRLVLTLPVSTASAERVFSCMNIVKTVPRNKMGNEFLGDCMVVHAEREIAEKVKCDDIIDDFASLKPRKI
- the LOC113338493 gene encoding putative pumilio homolog 13 → MADLKTHYQPNSPAPSPTCNTIPTEDEDEEEQIIYHGASNSMLRSPSQLSTRSFTNLMNNGWGSSFGASSSKKRSISTIPNMISHGYMNGLGSSSGASSFPAPPSLPTEDELLSSFQGLLSVEEQKLCAAYGASNSMITSPGQLSTHSFTNGTMNSNLMNNGWGSSLRTSSSKYPSFEHSTIINQGNYVGNSFANSRHHPFFSLKMQGWNDYRIMKIVNDDPSLLDELNGYDILMLGSHKLGCKYLMKLLCNEGEAPRLTRLLGSSSADFFKAIVYVIANEVNTKSGSRAMESLLIKLLMGNPTLIVYVLRFMKPSLFPLMLNQNGSQLVQKLCIHVPNMYLGDLYEIAVINCVKLSTTEQGCFALKSIIDSIVDPLKTQLLSIIIGEAVFLSAHDYGNFIVQHVLERHPYTASLICNELISKKYLFPLSKNKYGSNVVEKCIESNATDVVVSQLLSDCKQLVELAQDKFGNYVVQKALKLTKGKALRQLVDVLHKCSGQLENLPNGRNVYNLIKRFKLHKELVVVTGDAIVM